The DNA sequence GCCTGCCGGGATGCAATCTCCTTTAGATTCGCAAGCATCAGGTTTCGCGTCTCCCCCGGGGGAACGAAGGCGACGACCGGCGTCTCTTCGCTGAGAAGGGCAAACGGTCCGTGCTTGAGCTCGCCCCCCGCATACCCTTCGGCGTGGATATAGGATATCTCCTTCATCTTCAGGGCGGCCTCGAGGGCCACCGGATAGAAGACGCCACGCCCGATGGCGATGAGCGTCGACGCTCCGGCACAGGCATCCGTCGCTTTTGTCACATCCAGCTGGAGAACCGCCTCGATCGCCTGCTTGACGTCAGCCAAAAGAAGCGAACATTGTGCACCCTGCGAAAGAGAGACGATCTTCATCAGCGCTGCGAGCTGCGCGATAAACGACTTCGTCGCAGCGACGCTGATCTCGGGCCCCGCCGCCGTATAGAATACATGGTCCGCCTCACGCGTGATCGAACTTCCAAGGGTATTCGTGAGCGCCACAGTGCGGCACCGGTGGAACTTCGCCCGCCGAAGTGCCGCGAGCGCGTCTGCCGTCTCCCCCGACTGGGAGATTACGAGCACCACCTCGTCCGGCGACGGCCGGACGTAACGGAATTCCGAGGCTATCTCGGTCCGGACAGGAAGTTCACTGAATTCCTCCATCAGGTACCGGAAGATCATCCCGGCGTGATAGGAGGTCCCGGAGGCGACGACAGTCATCCCCCTTGCCCCTTTCAAAACTGTCTGCATCTCCTCGATATCCTGCATGGCAGCAAGCGTTCGTGAAAACGCCTCCGGCTCCTCGAAGATCTCCTTGATCATGTAGTGGTCGAACCCGGTCTTTTTGGCCGCTTCCGGGTCATAGGCCACAAACTGTTGGGCCCGTACGACCGGCCCTTCACCGTTTTCGATCCTGAGCGAATCCTTTGAAACGAGCGCACAATCCCCGTCCTCGAGAAAGATGACATCCCTCGTGTACTGAATGACAGGAAGCAAATCGGAGGCACACACCATCTCACCGTCCCCCACTCCTATCACAAGCGGGCTCCGGTTCCGGGCGGCGGCGATGGCATCATCCTGTGCAGAGATCACGAGCACCGCATACGACCCCTCCAGCCGCGCAACAACCTCCCGGAGCGACCCCAGCAGATCACCGTCATAACACTCTTCAAAGAGATGGGCAATCACCTCGCTGTCGGTATCGGAGGAAAAGATGTGTCCGGCGGCTAAAAGTTCCGCGCGAAGAGCCGAGTAATTTTCAATGATCCCGTTATGGACGATCGCAAAGTTCCCGGTGCAGTCGGTATGCGGGTGGGCATTCTTCGCGGACGGAACCCCATGGGTTGCCCATCGGGTATGGCCGATACCGACGGCTCCTGAAGAGACGCCATTGGTACGGTAATCGGATATTCGTCCTGCGTCCTTTACCACCGAGAGGGTACCATCCGAGATCGCAAGCCCATACGAATCATACCCCCGGTACTCCAGCGCCCGCAGCCCCTGCACCAGAACCGATTCGGCATTGCGCCAGCCGACATACCCGACAATCCCGCACATGGCTATCTCACCAGAGTTCCGTCGGGGATCGTCCCCTCGATCTTCTGTCCGGTTCCGATACGGACATCGCTTCCCACGATAGCCCCGGCGTAATGGGTGAATGGTGCCGATGAGGAACGGTCACCGATGACCGCCCCAAACTTTGCGCGGATGAGCCCCTCCCCCATATCGACGATGCTCTTCGTGGGGTGGATGGCGGTATGGGACTGGAGATCCACGCCTTCGCCAATGACTGCCCTGTGAAGGGATGAATACGGGCCCACGTGAACATCGTCCATCACGAGGGATGTCCCCAGATGCGAATACGGCGCAATTCGCACGCCGGACCCGATGGACGTGCCCCCATCGATGACAACATGAGGACCGATATCACAGTTGTCCCCGATGACCACCGGCCCCGTGATGACGACACCCGGATGGATTCGGCTGTTCTTCCCAATTCGCACCGACCCTGCGATCACCACATCGCGGGCGACGGTTCCCCCGGTGGAGCCTTCAAGAGAGGAGAGGATCTTCTCATTCAGCCTGAGCAGGTGCCAGGGGAACACGGCATCGTCCCACGCATCCGCCCACACGGAACGGAAGGAGAAACCATCCGCAATGGCAGCATTTACCGCGTCAGGAAGTTCCCCGCCCCCAAGATAGGGATAGACCGCCGGGTCAAGGTGGAATACACCGGTACTCACAAGGGAACTCTCCGGATGACCCGGTTTCTCCTCGATTTTACGTACCATCTCATCCGCGACAGTCACCACCCCGAAGTTCGATGGTTCCGGGTGGTGGGTGACAAGAAGTGAACGCGGCTCACCGGCGACCTTGCGGATTGAGGCGGCATCGATGTAATTGTCCCCCGGAAGCACAACAAAATCATCACGGATTACATCCAGGGCACACGAGAGGGCATCCATCACTCCCAACTGTCGTTTCTGGATGACCACGGTGATATCCAGGTCGAAGGTATCGAGATACCGGATCACCTGTTCTTTTTTATATCCCACCACCACGACGATATCTCGAATTCCGGCCGCGACGACCGAATCGATGACATGTCCGAGGATCGGTTTTCCCCCCACGGGGATCATTGCCTTGGGCCGGTTCTTCGTGAGAGGCCGCATCCGCGACCCTTCTCCTCCGGCAAGAATGACTGCCTGCATCATGTATCACCTGATAATTGCATCTTCCCCGACGATGCCGCTGACATACGAGTGGGGGCCGATTCTCGCACCCCGGCCAATGGCGGCGCCGACGTTCACGGAACAGTTGATGCCGAAGAGGACGTCATCGCCGATGACAGCACCGAACTTTCTCCTCTTCGTATCCTGACTACCCACCCTCACTGACCGGTTGTCATGCCGGAGGTTCGCAACCTTCGTCCCTGCGCCCAGATTGCATCCCGAACCGATGACGCTATCGCCCACATAATTGAAATGGGGGATGTTCGTGTTCGGGAAGATGACGGAATTTTTCACCTCGACACTGTGCCCGATGTGGCAGTTCGCTCCGATAGCGGTCGAGCCCCGGATATAGGCATGCGGCCCGATGCGGCAGTTCTCCCCGATGATACACGGTCCTTCGATATAGGTGCCTGATTTCACGACGGCGCCCTCTTTCACCACGACCGGCCCATGCAAAATGACATTCTCCTCCACCGTCCCCGAAACCTTCGTTTCCATATGGTCCATGCAGAGGGCATTCGCATCAAGAACGTTCCACGGTTGACCGATGTCCATCCATGAGGAGAGGAGCATCGCCTGCAGTTCTCCACTGCGAATATACTCCTGGAGCGCATCGGTGAGTTCGACCTCGCCCCGTTCCGAGACAGGGCAGGTGCGCAGGTACCCGAAAATCCGTGCGTCAAGGCGGTACGCCCCCGCATTGATCAGGTTCGTCGGTGGATTCGGTGTCTTCTCGTACAGTCCGGTGATCCGGTCGGCCTCCACCTCGACGACGCCATACTCCTTCGGATCTTCCACCTCTGCAAGCCCCATGCAGACACCTCCCGTCCCGGAGATCCTCCGGAGATCCTCCTCTGAGAGGAGCATGTCACCATTCAGGAGGACAAACTCATCCTCCAGCAGGTGCTCGGCCGAGAGAAGAGCATCCCCTGTCCCCCGCTGGCTCCTCTGGACGACATAGGATATCTTCACACCACAGCGTTCGCCCTTTCCGAAATAGCTCCGGACGGCTTCTTCACGGTACCCGACGACGCACACGATGTCATCGAAGCCGGCACCGGCGGCAGCGCTCACAAGATGGGCGAGCATCGGTCGGTTTGCGATGGGAATCATCACCTTGGGACGGGTCGCGGTCAGCGGCCACATCCGCTTCCCCATACCTGCCGCAAGAAGCACGCATTGCATAGGTTTCTCTTATTGTTCTTTCCTAATCTTTGTTATCCCTTCACGAAGGAGAGAATGGCCGATTTCAAGGTATTTTTTCGCATCTGCCTTCTCTTGTGCTTCAACAGTAAGCCGTATCTTCGGTTCCGTCCCGCTCGCCCGGATGAGAATCCACCCATTCTCCTGCTCACGCCGCAGGCCGATGGTCGGGCTCTCCGCCCCAAGCGCTTTCATCACCGCAGGGGCATCAACACACCGGACCGAGTCCCGCAGAACGGGATACTGCGGTGCCGTATCATACCACTCGGCGACATCCCACTCCGAAGCGATCATCGCAAAGAGTCCAGCCGCATAAATCCCGTCCGGGCAGAGGGAATGATCCGGGAAGATCCAGCTCCCAGATGGTTCCCCTCCAAAGTCGCCCCATGACGCAAGGCGTTCGGAAACGAAGGAGTCCCCAACAGGGGTACGCTGTACCTCGGCAACCTCCTCGATCGCCATCGACGCATCGAAGGTCGTCACCACCTTCTTTGCCCCGAGCCATTCGGCGAAGAGCATCAGCATCATATCCCCGGAGATATACCTTCCTTTCGCGTCAAAGCCCATCATCCGGTCGGCATCGCCGTCATGGGCGATGCCACAGGTCGCGCTGTTCTCCCGAATAAGTGAAGGAAGGTGGTGAAGATTTTCTTCCAGCGGTTCGGACGGGCGGGCAAACCGCCCGCAGACATTCGCGTTTACGGCAAGGCATTTCCCCCCGGCTGCACCGAAAAGCCGGGGCGTAATCACGCTACCTGCACCGTTCCCGCAGTCGAGAACAATTCTGCTTTTTGAGGGAAGGGAGATTTTCCCGAGGATTGCGTCCATATGCGGCGTAACAATATCCCGGCGATCATTCCGACCCCTACCTGTCACCGGCGGATAGACACCTGACCCAATCCTCTCCTCAATTTCACTTTGCTGGGAAAGAAAGAACGACGATCCATCCGGATTGAAGAGCTTAATCCCATTGTACGGTTCAGGGTTGTGTGACGCGGTGATCATGGCACCGGCCGAGGCATCCCGGGTCGCATAGGCAACCGTCGGGGTCGGAGCGACGCCCCCGTCCCAGACACATCCCCCGGAACCAAGGATCCCGGCAGAGAACGCGTGCGCAAGGAGGGGGCCGGTCGTCCGGGCATCGCGGCCGAGTATCACTGTCTGCGCTCCCTCGCCCATAATCTGCCCAACCCGGAGGCATATCTCAACGAGCGACGACGAAAATTCCCTTCTGATACCCGATGATCCAAATAACCCCATTGTACTCCTCTTCCATCGCCATGAACTGCAGTATGCCCCTTCTCTGGATCAACTGCATTCTTCGGTTCGTTCTCATATCTCCTTCAGGCAATAAGAAATATCTCATAGATTTATGTGGAAACCTGCCCCAATCAATATCTAATCATCAATGAAGAAAG is a window from the Methanovulcanius yangii genome containing:
- a CDS encoding phosphopentomutase/phosphoglucosamine mutase, coding for MGLFGSSGIRREFSSSLVEICLRVGQIMGEGAQTVILGRDARTTGPLLAHAFSAGILGSGGCVWDGGVAPTPTVAYATRDASAGAMITASHNPEPYNGIKLFNPDGSSFFLSQQSEIEERIGSGVYPPVTGRGRNDRRDIVTPHMDAILGKISLPSKSRIVLDCGNGAGSVITPRLFGAAGGKCLAVNANVCGRFARPSEPLEENLHHLPSLIRENSATCGIAHDGDADRMMGFDAKGRYISGDMMLMLFAEWLGAKKVVTTFDASMAIEEVAEVQRTPVGDSFVSERLASWGDFGGEPSGSWIFPDHSLCPDGIYAAGLFAMIASEWDVAEWYDTAPQYPVLRDSVRCVDAPAVMKALGAESPTIGLRREQENGWILIRASGTEPKIRLTVEAQEKADAKKYLEIGHSLLREGITKIRKEQ
- the glmU gene encoding bifunctional sugar-1-phosphate nucleotidylyltransferase/acetyltransferase, which gives rise to MQCVLLAAGMGKRMWPLTATRPKVMIPIANRPMLAHLVSAAAGAGFDDIVCVVGYREEAVRSYFGKGERCGVKISYVVQRSQRGTGDALLSAEHLLEDEFVLLNGDMLLSEEDLRRISGTGGVCMGLAEVEDPKEYGVVEVEADRITGLYEKTPNPPTNLINAGAYRLDARIFGYLRTCPVSERGEVELTDALQEYIRSGELQAMLLSSWMDIGQPWNVLDANALCMDHMETKVSGTVEENVILHGPVVVKEGAVVKSGTYIEGPCIIGENCRIGPHAYIRGSTAIGANCHIGHSVEVKNSVIFPNTNIPHFNYVGDSVIGSGCNLGAGTKVANLRHDNRSVRVGSQDTKRRKFGAVIGDDVLFGINCSVNVGAAIGRGARIGPHSYVSGIVGEDAIIR
- a CDS encoding sugar phosphate nucleotidyltransferase, with protein sequence MMQAVILAGGEGSRMRPLTKNRPKAMIPVGGKPILGHVIDSVVAAGIRDIVVVVGYKKEQVIRYLDTFDLDITVVIQKRQLGVMDALSCALDVIRDDFVVLPGDNYIDAASIRKVAGEPRSLLVTHHPEPSNFGVVTVADEMVRKIEEKPGHPESSLVSTGVFHLDPAVYPYLGGGELPDAVNAAIADGFSFRSVWADAWDDAVFPWHLLRLNEKILSSLEGSTGGTVARDVVIAGSVRIGKNSRIHPGVVITGPVVIGDNCDIGPHVVIDGGTSIGSGVRIAPYSHLGTSLVMDDVHVGPYSSLHRAVIGEGVDLQSHTAIHPTKSIVDMGEGLIRAKFGAVIGDRSSSAPFTHYAGAIVGSDVRIGTGQKIEGTIPDGTLVR
- the glmS gene encoding glutamine--fructose-6-phosphate transaminase (isomerizing) translates to MCGIVGYVGWRNAESVLVQGLRALEYRGYDSYGLAISDGTLSVVKDAGRISDYRTNGVSSGAVGIGHTRWATHGVPSAKNAHPHTDCTGNFAIVHNGIIENYSALRAELLAAGHIFSSDTDSEVIAHLFEECYDGDLLGSLREVVARLEGSYAVLVISAQDDAIAAARNRSPLVIGVGDGEMVCASDLLPVIQYTRDVIFLEDGDCALVSKDSLRIENGEGPVVRAQQFVAYDPEAAKKTGFDHYMIKEIFEEPEAFSRTLAAMQDIEEMQTVLKGARGMTVVASGTSYHAGMIFRYLMEEFSELPVRTEIASEFRYVRPSPDEVVLVISQSGETADALAALRRAKFHRCRTVALTNTLGSSITREADHVFYTAAGPEISVAATKSFIAQLAALMKIVSLSQGAQCSLLLADVKQAIEAVLQLDVTKATDACAGASTLIAIGRGVFYPVALEAALKMKEISYIHAEGYAGGELKHGPFALLSEETPVVAFVPPGETRNLMLANLKEIASRQAPIIAIADPGDVDVADIAEVVIPVRHRNVFADVAAYTVAAQMLSYEVAKRLGRDIDKPRNLAKSVTVE